A single genomic interval of Rhinopithecus roxellana isolate Shanxi Qingling chromosome 11, ASM756505v1, whole genome shotgun sequence harbors:
- the CREM gene encoding cAMP-responsive element modulator isoform X11 → MWWHQHNLCFRRPIEEDYSSRDVEEKTESCSVIQAGVWWHDLSSLQLSSRNSHGFKKFSCLSLPSSWDYRKILNELSSDVPGVPKIEEEKSEEEGTPPNIATMAVPTSIYQTSTGQYSMYAAIRYDTVLALSLL, encoded by the exons ATGTGGTGGCATCAGCATAATCTATGTTTCAGGCGTCCTATAGAAGAGGATTATTCTTCAAGGGATGTGGAAGAAAAG acagagtcttgctctgtcatccaggctggagtgtggtggcatgatctcagctcactgcaactgagttcaagaaattctcatgggttcaagaaattctcatgcctcagcctcccaagtagctgggattacag gaaaatactGAATGAACTGTCCTCTGATGTGCCTGGTGTTCCCAAgattgaagaagaaaaatcagaggAAGAAGGAACACCGCCTAACATTGCTACCATGGCAGTACCAACTAGCATATATCAGACTAGCACGGGGCAATACAGTATGTATGCTGCAATTCGATATGATACAGTGCTAGCTTTAAGTCTTCTCTAG